The genomic interval GCGGCCGGAGTGACGATGAGGGCGGATACAAGCACGACGCCCACGGACTTCACCGAAATGACGATGGTGACAGCCATCAGCGCGAGCAGCAGATACGAGAGCAGCCGTGTCGGGAGCCCCATGACGCGGGCGTGTTCGGCGTCGAAACTCAGAGCCAGCAGTTCCTTCCAGTACAGCGCGACGATGCCAAGTATCACAAAAGTGAGCGCCGCGCTCCAGATGATGTCGCCCGCGGTCACCGCGAGGATGTTGCCGAAGAGGTAGCCGAAGAGGTCCGTGTAAAAGCCTTTCATCGTGCTGATAACGGCGATGCCGAGAGCCATCGTGGCCGCGAAAAATATTCCGACCGCTGTATCCTTTTTTATCTCGCCGCGTTCGCTCACAGCGCCGATGCTGAGCGCGGTGCCCACGCTGAACACGAGGGCGGCCAGCAGGGGATCCACGCCGAGTGCCAGGCCCAGCGCCACGCCTCCGAAGGCCGAGTGGGATATACCCGCGCCGATGAAGGAAAGCCCGTTGAGCACCACGTACACGCCGATGAGGGCACAGACGCCGCCCACGAGCATCGCCACAAGCAGGGCCTTCTGCATGAAGGCATAACCGAGCAACTCGGTCATGCGGCGCCTCCGTCGCTGCCGGAAGCGCCGTGGCTGTGCCGGTGCCCCTCATCGCCGACAACCATGTGCGGCATCTCGCCGTGCCCGAACAGTACCGCACCGCAGCCGTACATCTGTTCCAGCGTTTCGCCCGTAAACATGTCCGCAGGCCGTCCGTGCGCCACGAGGCGCGTGTTCATACACGCGATCGAATCCACGTAGCGGCTCACTACGCCCATGTCGTGGGACACGAGAAGAATCGTCAGCCGGTCTTCCTCGTTCACCTGATGCAGCCACTCGTAGAGTCCTTCCATCGCGCTGTGGTCCAAAGCCGCGGTGGGTTCGTCGAGAATCAGCAGCGAGGGTTTTTGCACGAGGGCCCGCGCGATGAGCGCGCGTTGCCGTTGCCCACCCGACAGTTCACCGATGGGGCGGTGTGCGAGGTCGCTGATACGCAACCGCTCGAGTGCCGTACCCACCGCATCGTGATGGACAGGGCGC from Ignavibacteriota bacterium carries:
- a CDS encoding metal ABC transporter permease, producing MTELLGYAFMQKALLVAMLVGGVCALIGVYVVLNGLSFIGAGISHSAFGGVALGLALGVDPLLAALVFSVGTALSIGAVSERGEIKKDTAVGIFFAATMALGIAVISTMKGFYTDLFGYLFGNILAVTAGDIIWSAALTFVILGIVALYWKELLALSFDAEHARVMGLPTRLLSYLLLALMAVTIVISVKSVGVVLVSALIVTPAASAYQLTRRFGWMMTLSVLFGIGASVGGLLLAYQFNMPSGATIVLLATALFVLAWLLSPRRRR
- a CDS encoding metal ABC transporter ATP-binding protein produces the protein MAADECAAHGGRDAMTGSGDIDVSLRAVTVLYQGRRAVEDVTFDVERGAFCGIIGPNGSGKTTLVKTILGLLRPFAGEVRVFGLAPDELGAQRARIGYVPQQTRIDFDFPLRVSDVVATGLFGSMGLGRRLRPVHHDAVGTALERLRISDLAHRPIGELSGGQRQRALIARALVQKPSLLILDEPTAALDHSAMEGLYEWLHQVNEEDRLTILLVSHDMGVVSRYVDSIACMNTRLVAHGRPADMFTGETLEQMYGCGAVLFGHGEMPHMVVGDEGHRHSHGASGSDGGAA